Below is a window of Lodderomyces elongisporus chromosome 3, complete sequence DNA.
ATTGTCGCAAACACTGTCGCAAAATGCTATTGCGAATATATTACTCTCagtctcttttttatttcttctatttAAGCTACGGTCATATGAAACGACATTACATCACATGACATGAACAATGTCtccttttatttgtttgtttcttttttattattattattacgaCATTTGACTTATAGTACACTACCATACACAATATGAGATTTATTAACGacttttggttgcaaagtATGGGGTAACACAGTAACAATTAGTGCAGCTACTGTGTttcattctctctttcttaaCTTTCTCTactctctctttcctttcctttccttccCTTTCTTCTCCCACTAACTCGTGCACACGCACACGCTCACCGTATTCAGTCGAGAGCAAGAAAATGAACAATGTCAATAACACGAGAGAGTTTCAagtatttatttatttttttttgggggaaAATAGTCTCTGAAATACAATTATAGAAGTATATATCGGACCTTGTATCAAATTATTGTTCCGTCTTTTTAAGAGAAGTAGATTAGTTGGCGCAAAATGATGCTTCCTTTGAACATAAACAGGGACACGCCAGATGGCAAGAACTACCAGCCACCAAAGACATTCCCAATTGGTCCATTTAAAAAGTACAAGCACAACCCTATATTGAAGCCCGACCCCGACGTTGAATGGGAATCCGCCTACTTGTACAATGCAACAgccattgttgttgacgTCCATGTTATTATGCTATATAGAGCACAGAACAAGGCCAAACTATCTTCTGTTGGGCTCGCATGGTCAATTGACGGTattaatttcaaaaaacacaaaagaCCAGTGATCACGGCGACCGAATCGTATGAACAAGGAGGAGGAATCGAGGACCCGCGTATCATTCGCGACCCAAAGtccaaattgtttgttgtcACATATACAGCTTTTGACTTGCACACGGCTCGCTTATGTGTTGCCACAAGCGAAGATTTATTCCACTGGCACAAACATGGTCCTATTGTTCCACCTTATTGGAACGATATAGCAATCACGGCCAATGGCAACAGAATCATCCGTCATAACTGGTCCAAGAGTGGTGCCATTTtcaatgaaaaaaacaaagatggCAAATATTACATGATTTGGGGTGATTGTCAACTTCACTTGGCCGAGTCCGAGGATTTGAAGCACTGGAAGTTGACCAGTGACAATATAAACTCCAACATTTGGGCGAAACAGATATTACATAGAGAAAATAAGCTAATTGAAAGTGGGCCAGCACCAATAAAGATGGATGCAGGCAAAGGCAAAggcaaagacaaaaaccaatggatatttatatacaatGCTGCAACTACAGGCGGCGAAGACTTGGCAAAGGGAACATACACAATAAACCAAGCGCTCGTAGATTATGACGATATCAAACTGGGGCCAGTTGCAAGAGTCGAAAGACCAACATTGAGACCCGAGCTGGCTAACGAAGTAAAGGGACAAGTTGACCAGGTGGTCTTTTGTGAAGGAATTGTTCAGTTTAACGGCCAATGGTTCTTGTACTATGGCCAAGGCGATTCCGAGTTGGGAGTTGCCATTGCTCCTGTTAATTGAGAATGGGTGGTAGTGAAGAGGAATTtggtgaagaaaaaagaggggCGGGGAAAAgcagaaaagcaaaaaagcagaaaagcagaaaagctttagaagaaagaaaatataatacaagaaaagagaagaagaagatgaagaagatgatgattaAAAAAACCGTGTAAACGATTTAATTCTTTAGCCTCTTTTAACAAATTCTCATTTGATCTCTAATACAACTACATCTACTATTGTTATCATTTTAGTATTTCTCGAAAATTAACGCTTATCACCAAAATTATAAAAGCCGAGAATAAAGTAGTGCAAAATtgtcctctttttttaattataaAGATTACCAGAGCCAGCCCGTTTTTTAATCTGATAACAAACAATTGCGATTACAACAACCGCCACAAGAGCAAGTGCAAGAGCCACAACGCAAAGCACCCTTTTACCCggggaaaacaaaataataatagaaCAAGTCAATTGCTTATTACGAGCTGTCCAACAAACATATGCTAACGAGTGAGTCGCAGATGTTATGCATCATCCAAGCAACGACACTACTCGTAAATCCAATGGTACTGCTGCTCGGATAGATGATCAAATCACTCATTTGCAGAACTTGCAACTACAAGCAAAATCGGAAGATGAACTTTTGTCGAAGTATGAATCACAGATTGGGTTAATTCTAGAGATTGCTGATTTATTGCAAACCAATGACAGGAATACGGACAAAAGTAGCATTGGCTATAACGATGTGAAAGAGATTGTGCATCAAATGTACAGACATTTGAACAATGGTTTACCCATACCGTCAATGGCATCGATCACTTCCTTGGCAATTCAACTATTAAAACTTCGCCTCCTTGAAGCTAAACTACGATGTGATTGCATAGCTAAAGCAAAAGAACTGACGGCGTTTAGAGTTACTCGACTCCAGGAGAAAcaaatggaaaaggaaagaaatgTGGATTCTTTGCGAATGCATTTACTCAAGCTGGAGACACTGTTGATAAGTAACTATGAAAGCCAGATGCTAACTCTAGAAAGTAAGATATTAGATTTTGGGAAAACAAAGATCAA
It encodes the following:
- a CDS encoding uncharacterized protein (CAZy:GH130); protein product: MMLPLNINRDTPDGKNYQPPKTFPIGPFKKYKHNPILKPDPDVEWESAYLYNATAIVVDVHVIMLYRAQNKAKLSSVGLAWSIDGINFKKHKRPVITATESYEQGGGIEDPRIIRDPKSKLFVVTYTAFDLHTARLCVATSEDLFHWHKHGPIVPPYWNDIAITANGNRIIRHNWSKSGAIFNEKNKDGKYYMIWGDCQLHLAESEDLKHWKLTSDNINSNIWAKQILHRENKLIESGPAPIKMDAGKGKGKDKNQWIFIYNAATTGGEDLAKGTYTINQALVDYDDIKSGPVARVERPTLRPESANEVKGQVDQVVFCEGIVQFNGQWFLYYGQGDSELGVAIAPVN